In one Solanum dulcamara chromosome 1, daSolDulc1.2, whole genome shotgun sequence genomic region, the following are encoded:
- the LOC129893669 gene encoding geranylgeranyl transferase type-2 subunit beta 1-like has translation MAKLDFLFRIPMGELQVEKHVKYILAVEKRKDDFESVVMEHLRLNGAYWGLTTLDILRKLDAVDQDEVISWVMQCQHEAGGFGGNIGHDPHMLYTLSAIQVLALFDKLHVLDVDKVSSCILHHFFWNLSLHWSSCPWTS, from the exons ATGGCGAAGTTGGATTTTCTTTTTCGTATTCCC ATGGGAGAACTGCAGGTGGAAAAGCATGTTAAGTACATTTTAGCAGTTGAAAAG AGGAAAGATGATTTTGAATCTGTGGTGATGGAGCATCTGAGGTTAAATGGGGCATACTGGGGATTGACAACTCTTGATattttgagaaagcttgatgctGTGGATCAAGATGAAGTTATTTCATGGGTCATGCAGTGCCAACATGAAGCTG GTGGATTTGGTGGTAATATTGGCCATGATCCACATATGCTGTATACACTTAGTGCAATTCAAGTCTTGGCCCTATTTGATAAACTACATGTTCTTGACGTTGATAAGGTGTCAAGCTGTATCCTTCATCACTTCTTCTGGAATCTATCATTGCACTGGAGTTCCTGTCCATGGACCTCTTAG